Genomic DNA from Triticum dicoccoides isolate Atlit2015 ecotype Zavitan chromosome 4B, WEW_v2.0, whole genome shotgun sequence:
GACTGGAGACTCCATCGACAATGCTCGGGAGGTGCTGAGCTACTGCCAGAAGGCGCTCAGCTAACCGGAAACTCCACTCCATTGACAAGCTTGCTGCGGTTTGTAATCAACGCTGCTGACCTGAGAAAGAATGCGGCATGTGGCCGCTGTGATTTTGGAACCGGGAGTCTGTTATAACCTACTGTCATTTTAGACTATACGGCAACCTGTAAAGAAAATCGGCGAATGGAGATTAACTAGGGGCATGGGTGGGGATATACGAGTTTTGGGCATGGGTGGTGATACAAATTTTTTTGGGAGATGTTCGATTGCCAAGTTTGATAAGTCGCAAATTTGGTCTAAAGTTTTCGTTTTCTGGGTAAGAACTATTTCTGTCATCCGAATCGATATGTAAACCTGAGACATAGATGCAGATGTGGTTTTCATTTCTACGTTTGAATGCCAGTTTTCTCATACTTTTTGATAAGCTAGAGAATGAATTTCCCATGAACGCCAAAGCAGATTTCTGTCAGAAAGCAAGACTGTCATCCCAGCAGCTCTAGAGAAGGAATAATTAAACAGGCATCTTTGGGTCTCCAGTGCCAATGCACCTGGATTGAAAAACAAAATAGAAGTTGCAAAAAAAGTCAAAAATTTCCTGAGACTTTTTGGAAACAAACGATGTAGTGTTATACTGGAGTAAAAAGTTTGGCAAAGAAATGACTTTCATGGTATTTTGGGTgaataaaaaacaaaacaaaactagcACTATATAAAGAGTTATTATTCACACTTTTTCTACTCGCAAATTAAAAGAAAATCGCCCTGAAGTTAACTATGAATTTTGTTTTTCTCCATTGTAGCCCGTGATGGCAGAAAGGTTCAGTTTTATTGTAAGAAACCCAAGGTTCAGTGCTATTAAGTTTTTTTAGGGAAGTAGCACtggtttttctctcttttttttagaaAAAGCAAAGGTTTAGGTCGGTCAGGTGTAGTTAGTATCATCTTGATATTGAATATTACCTTTACCAATAATTTAGGTTTTTGAGTTGGGATTAATTTCCAAGTTTAAATCATCACGTTCCTGTGGCAGTTTTCGAGTTATTCATCCCCTAAAAGTTATAGTATGTGTCGGCGGCAATGGTCGTTCGGTGATCCATGGACCTCGATGTAATTCATGTTTAATGTGTTTTGTACTTTCGATAAATCTTTATAATAGATTCGATCTTTTCGCAATTTTTTTACAGTATGTACTCCTCCGACCTATATTAATTGTCACTCGTGCTACAATTATGAAAGAAGTGTTTTTTTCTAGCTCATGACAGCCCGTACAACAAATACCGGGGCCTTTCACCGTCCGAGCCCAGTCTAAAAGCCCGCATCGATTATGTGCGGCCCTTCCAACCATTTGCGCCCACAAGGCCACAACTGCCAGCAGCAGCAAAGACAGGAACCGCAACCGCGAGCCGGTGAGAAATGGAGGGACgcccccgcggcggcggcggcggcggccggacggcGATGGACTACTCGCTGGCGGCGCTGAAGCTGTTGGCCTCGCAGCTGGCGGGCTCCACCACGGCCCCCTCCTCCGAGGGCTCCTCCCCGGCGCAGATGCTCTTCGGCATCCGCTTCCAGCGCGCCTGGATCCAGGTCCCGTCTTCTATCTTCCCCGTcccgtcccttcctttcctttgctCGGAGCCCTTGCCCTTGCCCTGACGGCTCGCTGCGGCAGGCAGGGCGTGGTGGTGCGCGCGGACTACAGCGTCGCCGACGGGAGGCTGTTCGTGGATGACGGCTCCTGCGTCACCGAGCTCATGCTCCGCCCCGAGGATGCCAAGGGCCAGCCCTGGCGCCCAGGTtcccccaatctctctctctctctctctcattttgtCTTGCCTTCTCCTTTCTCAGATATGATGATGTATTGAGTGTTGACTAACTGTGCTTGTGCTGCAACATTGTTCATGTAGTAGTAGTAGTTTT
This window encodes:
- the LOC119294663 gene encoding uncharacterized protein LOC119294663 encodes the protein MEGRPRGGGGGGRTAMDYSLAALKLLASQLAGSTTAPSSEGSSPAQMLFGIRFQRAWIQGVVVRADYSVADGRLFVDDGSCVTELMLRPEDAKGQPWRPGMYVLIIGAYIAPQSTESLPMVKVHKIVDLSAQPDREAMWYMEVAEAYNFFYKADASGAGSPP